The following proteins are co-located in the Paroedura picta isolate Pp20150507F chromosome 18, Ppicta_v3.0, whole genome shotgun sequence genome:
- the SCAMP5 gene encoding secretory carrier-associated membrane protein 5 isoform X1, producing MGEKMNNFPPLPRFIPLKPCFYQDFDEEIPPQHRTMAKRLYYLWMLNSITLAVNLIGCLAWMIGGGGATNFGLAILWLLLFTPCSYVCWFRPIYKAFKTDSSFSFMAFFFTFMAQLVISIIQAVGIPGWGVCGWIAAISFFGSNVGSAVVMLIPTILFTAMSVFSFIALSMVHKFYRGSGGSFSKAQEEWTTGAWKNPHVQQAAQNAATGAAQGAMMQHETQYSATPNYNYPNEM from the exons ATGGGAG AGAAAATGAACAATTTCCCTCCCCTACCTCGCTTCATCCCCCTCAAGCCCTGCTTCTACCAGGATTTCGACGAGGAGATCCCCCCCCAGCATCGGACGATGGCCAAGCGTCTCTACTACCTCTGGATGT TGAACAGCATCACCTTGGCGGTGAacctgattggctgcctggcgtGGATgattggcggcggcggcgcgactAACTTTGGCCTGGCCATCCTTTGGCTACTCCTCTTTACGCCCTGCTCTTACGTCTGCTGGTTCAGACCCATTTACAAGGCCTTCAA GACAGACAGCTCTTTCAGTTTCATGGCTTTCTTCTTCACGTTCATGGCCCAGCTGGTGATCAGCATTATTCAAGCCGTTGGGATCCCCGGCTGGGGGGTCTG CGGCTGGATCGCGGCAATCTCGTTCTTCGGCAGCAACGTGGGCTCGGCCGTCGTGATGCTGATCCCCACCATCCTGTTCACGGCCATGTCGGTTTTCTCCTTCATCGCCCTCAGCATG GTGCATAAATTCTACCGGGGCAGTGGCGGCAGCTTCAGCAAGGCGCAAGAGGAGTGGACCACCGGGGCCTGGAAGAACCCCCACGTCCAGCAAGCGGCCCAGAACGCGGCCACGGGGGCCGCCCAGGGCGCCATGATGCAGCACGAGACGCAGTACTCGGCCACCCCCAACTACAACTACCCCAACGAGATGTGA
- the SCAMP5 gene encoding secretory carrier-associated membrane protein 5 isoform X3 has product MDNGCQPAGGTKHQRFAGVVKGSRVRLRRRQRRHHGRENEQFPSPTSLHPPQALLLPGFRRGDPPPASDDGQASLLPLDVTDSSFSFMAFFFTFMAQLVISIIQAVGIPGWGVCGWIAAISFFGSNVGSAVVMLIPTILFTAMSVFSFIALSMVHKFYRGSGGSFSKAQEEWTTGAWKNPHVQQAAQNAATGAAQGAMMQHETQYSATPNYNYPNEM; this is encoded by the exons GTTCGCCGGTGTCGTGAAGGGTTCTCGCGTGAGGCTGCGGCGTAGACAGCGGAGGCACCATGGGAG AGAAAATGAACAATTTCCCTCCCCTACCTCGCTTCATCCCCCTCAAGCCCTGCTTCTACCAGGATTTCGACGAGGAGATCCCCCCCCAGCATCGGACGATGGCCAAGCGTCTCTACTACCTCTGGATGT GACAGACAGCTCTTTCAGTTTCATGGCTTTCTTCTTCACGTTCATGGCCCAGCTGGTGATCAGCATTATTCAAGCCGTTGGGATCCCCGGCTGGGGGGTCTG CGGCTGGATCGCGGCAATCTCGTTCTTCGGCAGCAACGTGGGCTCGGCCGTCGTGATGCTGATCCCCACCATCCTGTTCACGGCCATGTCGGTTTTCTCCTTCATCGCCCTCAGCATG GTGCATAAATTCTACCGGGGCAGTGGCGGCAGCTTCAGCAAGGCGCAAGAGGAGTGGACCACCGGGGCCTGGAAGAACCCCCACGTCCAGCAAGCGGCCCAGAACGCGGCCACGGGGGCCGCCCAGGGCGCCATGATGCAGCACGAGACGCAGTACTCGGCCACCCCCAACTACAACTACCCCAACGAGATGTGA